The following nucleotide sequence is from Nitratidesulfovibrio termitidis HI1.
CGCTGCCTGCCGGGGCGCTGGCCGACATTGCCGACCGACGGCGCATGCTGCTTGCCGCGCAGACGGCAGGGCTTGTTGCGGCCGCCATTCTCGCCGTAATGACGTGGCAGAACCTGACGACGCCATTCGTGCTGTTGGCCGCGACATTCGCGCTGGGCATATCCGCCGCGTTCAGCGCCCCCCTCCAGCAGGCCATCGTCCCTGAACTGGTCAGTCAGGCGTCCCTGCCTGATGCCGTCGCGCTCAACAGCCTGGGGGTCAACATTTCACGTGCCATCGGCCCGGCGCTTGGAGGCGTGATCGTCGCGCTCGCAGGTCCACCCGCCGTTTTCGCGCTGAACGCCCTTTCCGTCATGGCGGTCCTGCTCGTCTTGTTCCGCTGGAAACGCCCCCCTCCTTCCCACCCCTTGCCCCCCGAGCATTTTCTGGGCGCGGTCAGGGCCGGCTATCGCTATGCCCGCCACGCCCACGCGGTACGCCTTGTCCTCATCCGCTCCGCCGGTTTCTTCATATCCGGCAGCGCGCTGTGGGCAATGCTCCCCCTTGTCGCCAGACGCGGCCTGAGCCTGGGCGCGGCGGGTTATGGGACACTTCTTGGCTGCATGGGGGCAGGCGCGGTCATGGGTGCACTCCTGCTCAAACTGCTGCGCAAGCGGACCTCGGCCAACAGGGTATCCGTTGGCGCGACAGTGCTGTTTGCCATTGCAACGGCTGCGCTGGCGCTAGCGCGGAGCATCTGGGAAGGAAGCGCGATCATGTTCGTGGCCGGCCTTGCCTGGATCGGCATGCTGACATCCTTGAATGTCACGGCGCAAATGGCCGCGCCGAACTGGGTGAGGGCGCGCGTCCTGGCTGTCTATCTGCTTGTGTTTCAAGGCGCCATGACGGGGGGCAGCATACTTTGGGGGACCGTCGCGGCCCGCACCGGTGTTTCCACGGCGCTGGCCCTGGCCGCCTGCGGCCATGTCGTCGGGCTGCTCCTGGCGCGTGTCTGGCGGCTTCCGGAGGATTCCGGCGCGGATCTGGCGCCATCCAATCACTGGGCGGAGCCTGTGGTTTCAGTGCAGCCCGCCGACGACAAGGGCCCCGTGCTTGTCCAGATCGAATATCGGGTCTTGCCGGAACAACAGGTGGAATTCATCAAGGCCTTGCGCCGTTTTCGGGCTGTACGCCAGCGCGACGGAGCCCTGCGCTGGGATATATGGGAAGACCTCGCCGAACCGGGCCGGGTGATGGAATGCTTCGTGGTGGAAAACTGGATGGAGCACCAGCGCCAACACGTGCGCATCACACATGCAGACCAAGCTGACCAGGGGATTCTCAATGCATTCCATGACAACGAGAATCCCCCGGTCATACGTCATCTGGTGAAACCCGCCTGAAGTGTCACGGGCGCTTCCGGTCGCCCGATGCCGAAGCGTCACTTCTGGCTGGCAGCATGGGTGTGGCTGGTGATGAGATTGCCGTAGGCAGGCATATAGCTGGCCAGCAACCCGGCAAGCCCCTCCATGTCATTGCGCCAGTCGCGCATGAGTTCGCAGGCGACGCTGAACCAGTTGAGAAGTTGGGCGCCGTTGGCGCTCATACGATTCCAGGAAGCATCGCGGACCTCCGGGGTGAACGTCCCCGAAGCATCGGTCACCACGAAGACCTGGTACCCTGCCTCAAGCGCGGACAGCGTCGCGTGGGCTACGCACACATCGGTCACGATGCCCGCGATAATCAGTTGCTTGCACCCCGTCTTTTCGACTGCTTTCACGAAATCTTCATTATCCCAGGCATTGATCTGACCGGGACGGTGCACCAAGGGAGACTTAGGGAACATTTCCTTCAGTTCCGGAAGGATGGGACCGTTGGGACCTTTTTCCAGACTCGTGGTCAGGATGGTCGGCAAGTTGAAGAACTTGCCTATGGCGCCAAGGGCAAGGACGCTGTTCCTGAAGTCGGCCGGAACATAATCCTGCACCAGGGAAAAAAGTCCCGTCTGGTGGTCTACCAGAAGCAGGGCGGCATCTTTCTTGTCGAGTCGGACGTACGGCTTTCTTTTCATTGTGCACTCCTTCGGTGGAAATTTCTAAAGGCTCTAGACCATCAGGTCTTCGTTTTTTGAGACTAGTCGCTTCAGTTCGCCAATGAGTTGGGGCAGAGGTTTGTTGTAGCGCCATTCACATTCTTTGAGGTGTAATTCGAAGTTCTTCTTCACCCCATTGAATTTTGTGAGGCGGCGCTTGGTGAAACTCCAGAAAGCCTCTATCCCGTTAATATGAACACCATTCTCGGCGAAGTGCTTGGCTTTGTTGACGCGAAAGTGTTTGTCATAGCCGACATCGTATCCTCGCCACCCATCGGAGTGCACGACGCTTTCAAAGGCAACCTTTCCCCGGATGATCGCCTGGAGCGACTTGGCCGAGCAGTCTGGCACCAGTTCGGTATATACGGAGCCGTTTCGCTCGTAGATCCCAAACACGGATTGCTTGAGCGTCCCTCTTCCTCGCTTTCTGGGGCCAGGGCGTCCTCTGACCCTGGCGGGACCGAAGAAGCTTTCATCAACCTCGACAACGCCCAGGATTTTCTCCTTTTGGGATGTCTGGTGAACATAAATCAGCGTCCTGAATGCCAGAAAATACCTGTTCACGGTCTTCCGGTTGAACTTCAGGAGCAAGGCAGTTTTAGTGGCATCAATATCGATGCAAAAGCATTCAGCAATTTTTCCGGCTTTATATCGGCTTAATTTGCTGTTTTTAAACATCATCCTAGCCTATCAGGGCTTGCCCTGATGGTCTAGAGCCTTCTAAATTTTTGGGACACACCTGCTAAGCATCCTTAACGGCCAATACGTCATCTCAACCATGGACACTTGTACCATGACAAGGCATATTTCCACAAAACACGCAAGAAATACTTTTGTAAGATAAAAACAAGAAGAACAGGTTCATCCCGAGATAACAGACGGGCGTCCAGACAGGCATGTTACACTGGACAATAGCCATACGCAGCATCAGGGGAATGAGACCCAAGCTTGGGACGCCACTCGTATTATCTTCCCGCCACATACGGCTGAATGCGGAGTTGTCGTGCCGATCCACCAGACATGCATTTTCGGCCATATTCGGCGTGATGGAATGTGCTGAACTAGTATTATCTGACAGTAGGCCATCCGAAAGGAAGTGGTCATGCCGTGCCCGACGGGGGTAGCGATGAGGTTGCGACACTTCATCAACCACCAGCCAGGAGACCGACATGACCACTGGCAAGAAGGTAGCACGAAGAAAGCTTAGCCTGCTGGAGCTTGCAAGCGAACTGGATAGCGTGAGCAAGACGTGCCGCATTATGGGGTATTCACCGCAGCAATCCTACAAAATCCGTCGCGATTACCAGGCGTTCGGGGCTTAAGGACTCGCGGACCGTCTGCCAGGGGTACGAGAGTCGCACCCGAACCGGGTGGATGAGACGACGGCGGAAAAAATTCTGGAGTACAGCCTTGAATTCCCGGCGCACGGCCCGGTACGCGTGGCCCAACAACTGGTGCTGCAAGGTGT
It contains:
- a CDS encoding MFS transporter — translated: MTASRNVNPLSTPVFRALWIATIISNIGTWMHDVGAGWLMTSLSPSPLLVALVQAATTLPMFLLALPAGALADIADRRRMLLAAQTAGLVAAAILAVMTWQNLTTPFVLLAATFALGISAAFSAPLQQAIVPELVSQASLPDAVALNSLGVNISRAIGPALGGVIVALAGPPAVFALNALSVMAVLLVLFRWKRPPPSHPLPPEHFLGAVRAGYRYARHAHAVRLVLIRSAGFFISGSALWAMLPLVARRGLSLGAAGYGTLLGCMGAGAVMGALLLKLLRKRTSANRVSVGATVLFAIATAALALARSIWEGSAIMFVAGLAWIGMLTSLNVTAQMAAPNWVRARVLAVYLLVFQGAMTGGSILWGTVAARTGVSTALALAACGHVVGLLLARVWRLPEDSGADLAPSNHWAEPVVSVQPADDKGPVLVQIEYRVLPEQQVEFIKALRRFRAVRQRDGALRWDIWEDLAEPGRVMECFVVENWMEHQRQHVRITHADQADQGILNAFHDNENPPVIRHLVKPA
- the ycaC gene encoding isochorismate family cysteine hydrolase YcaC encodes the protein MKRKPYVRLDKKDAALLLVDHQTGLFSLVQDYVPADFRNSVLALGAIGKFFNLPTILTTSLEKGPNGPILPELKEMFPKSPLVHRPGQINAWDNEDFVKAVEKTGCKQLIIAGIVTDVCVAHATLSALEAGYQVFVVTDASGTFTPEVRDASWNRMSANGAQLLNWFSVACELMRDWRNDMEGLAGLLASYMPAYGNLITSHTHAASQK
- a CDS encoding IS1595 family transposase, translated to MFKNSKLSRYKAGKIAECFCIDIDATKTALLLKFNRKTVNRYFLAFRTLIYVHQTSQKEKILGVVEVDESFFGPARVRGRPGPRKRGRGTLKQSVFGIYERNGSVYTELVPDCSAKSLQAIIRGKVAFESVVHSDGWRGYDVGYDKHFRVNKAKHFAENGVHINGIEAFWSFTKRRLTKFNGVKKNFELHLKECEWRYNKPLPQLIGELKRLVSKNEDLMV